One Amaranthus tricolor cultivar Red isolate AtriRed21 chromosome 1, ASM2621246v1, whole genome shotgun sequence DNA window includes the following coding sequences:
- the LOC130819073 gene encoding uncharacterized protein LOC130819073: MASNQQTPDISEKAAEAAGQAQEKSEGVIAQVSSAASGTAQQASQLLQQTGESVKNLAAGAADVVKNTLGINNATNPDSIAASSPSDAPAENPSNAPDNLTNAASNAPDNLTEAAKNFSNASDNLSNAADNSSNAPENLSNAASNPSNASVHLSTVVGNPNNAPGNPSNAPSSAPSNTDNAPSK, translated from the exons ATGGCAAGCAACCAACAAACACCTGACATTAGCGAGAAGGCAGCCGAGGCCGCCGGCCAGGCACAG GAGAAGAGTGAAGGAGTCATTGCCCAAGTAAGCAGTGCAGCATCTGGAACTGCTCAACAAGCATCTCAGCTCCTCCAACAG ACAGGAGAGTCAGTAAAAAATTTGGCAGCAGGAGCAGCTGATGTAGTGAAAAACACTTTGGGGATTAACAATGCTACCAACCCTGACAGCATTGCGGCAAGCAGCCCAAGTGATGCCCCAGCAGAGAACCCGAGCAATGCCCCCGACAACCTAACCAATGCAGCAAGCAACGCCCCAGACAACTTGACCGAGGCAGCAAAAAACTTTAGCAATGCCTCGGACAATCTGAGCAATGCAGCTGACAACTCGAGCAATGCCCCCGAAAACTTGAGCAATGCGGCTAGCAACCCAAGCAATGCCTCCGTCCACTTGAGCACCGTGGTGGGAAATCCAAACAACGCACCTGGAAACCCAAGCAACGCACCCAGCAGCGCACCGAGCAACACAGACAATGCACCAAGCAAGTGA
- the LOC130819122 gene encoding enoyl-CoA delta isomerase 2, peroxisomal-like, which produces MCTVEKRGNIFILTLTSNENENDEHRLNPTLITSLRSVIADLKSQSLASPDTSYALITTATGKFFSNGFDLQWALSTGKPSFVSRLHFMVESFQPLVADFLSLPMPTIAAINGHASAAGFALALSHDYMLMRKDRGVLYMSEVNIGLTLPEYFNVLFREKLGWKARREILLNGRKLKGEEGVKLGVLDEVLESTEELIQRSLKLGEELVKKNWNGEVYAEIRKGLYPELCRELGSSRKPVVRPRL; this is translated from the coding sequence ATGTGCACAGTAGAAAAAAGAGGCAACATCTTCATCCTAACCCTAACTagcaatgaaaatgaaaatgatgagCATCGCCTTAATCCGACTCTAATCACCTCTCTTCGTTCTGTCATTGCTGACTTAAAATCTCAATCTCTCGCCTCTCCTGATACATCATACGCCCTTATCACAACAGCAACCGGGAAATtcttttccaatggttttgatCTCCAATGGGCCTTATCTACCGGAAAGCCCTCCTTTGTTAGTCGTCTTCATTTCATGGTAGAATCCTTTCAGCCATTGGTTGCCGACTTTTTATCTCTACCTATGCCGACAATTGCAGCAATCAATGGCCATGCCTCTGCAGCAGGCTTCGCCTTGGCACTTTCACACGACTATATGCTGATGAGGAAAGATAGAGGAGTCTTGTACATGAGTGAAGTGAATATCGGGTTAACTTTGCCCGAGTATTTCAATGTTCTTTTCAGGGAGAAACTTGGGTGGAAAGCGAGAAGAGAAATTTTGTTGAACGGGAGGAAATTGAAAGGAGAAGAAGGTGTTAAGTTGGGGGTTCTCGATGAAGTGCTAGAAAGCACAGAGGAATTAATACAAAGAAGTTTAAAGTTAGGGGAAGAACTAGTGAAGAAGAATTGGAATGGGGAAGTTTATGCCGAGATTAGGAAGGGATTGTACCCTGAATTGTGTAGAGAGTTGGGGTCGAGCAGGAAGCCTGTGGTTCGCCCTCGGCTATAA